The region CTCGCGACAACTGTATATCTAATTATTGTGGTTTATATCGTTCGATCCGactgaaatattgaaaaacaacGCGACCAAAatcttcgtctttttctctctctttctttctctcagaTCATTATTTCCTCCTTGTTTCTTCATCGAGTACGCCCCATTTTTGATAACGCGCTATTATACTGTATATTAGTTAACACTAtaaacgagaaataattatattgttacaattttaaataaatattgtaaataagaatgtatataaaaattcaaagtatacgtataacgcatgtatataaatatatatacctataattttttacataaaAATCAGCGTTCgcagttttggtttttttcttctcttttttatcacATTTCCCATGCACAGCTGCGAGCCCGCGATTCGAATaacggaagagaagaagaggaagaaagaagaaagaagaagaaaaaatggaaatcagATCGAACGAACtctgtatataaaaaaaaaaaaaaaaagaaatcgatgtAATAGGCGTGCGAGAGTAAAGGTtagtatatacacatatatatacatacatataacacgTGGATCGTGGATTATACTTTTAAACTCGTCGCACGTCACACTGGAGCtgaggaaatgaatttttgatgGGCGAACACCTTCGGCTCTACAGATACCCGGGGGGTGGAAACCACGTGCAGGAGGAACTCTCCGCGTTTCGTGGACGTTCTCCAGGTGCTCGCAAGGCTGGGAAATTTCACACCTTGTACCACGGATTACGTGGCCGATATTCTCATCCTGACACATAGAAGGAAAGTGCGACCTAAGTGAGAAGTATACATTAACCACCACTGTAGGTACCGATTAACGAATACTcacctacgtatacctatgtacatcaGCTTGTACGTATGGCGGCTATATACCACGTCatttcgacgaatcgaaaaatgtcattctttttgatcgatttcgtcggcgttttttcttttctttttccttcctccaTCTCCGTCGCGGCTcctgtttaaaaaaataaaaaatcttttgttagtttttttgccaattttttggGAGACTCTGAGAGATAagtgaacgaaataaaaataaactatatCACGTTGGAACCtgaggcaaagaaaaaaaaaaaaatgataaaaaatggtaaattAAAGgtcaaaagaaaatcaaacggTTTGTGGTAAATATAGGTACCTACGTTAcataatgtacatacgtgtgtaaagTACGTAGCGATTCGTGAATATATATGAATTCGCAAATTATTCGCCAATTTAAAAATCGAAGTAttctataattattcaatcgatACGGAATCGTTTGGACTTGACACTAAACTACCTATACCTGCAGCTGTGAGTGAAGTTAAATTGTATGTGCATAGTTACACTTATTCTTCCACGTTGttgtcactccttttttttttttttacaatttctatttcctctacttttttttaacccttttttttttacaccccaCATCTGACGACATAAgtataacgttgaaaattctacaacaataataataataataataataataataataataataataataataataccaagtTTTTCCTCTATTCTTCAAAACTAACAATTATCAATATTACACACATCGTGAAATCAATTAATCCGACAAAAAAGATACTACCGCGGTATTCGAGTtaattacaatatttaatttttttatccacatcGTTTgaacgtttgttttttctctcgatcgcTATTTCTCGTTAGTTTCGTTGGTGTGAATCGCGGGTATAAAAATCTAAAGGACGGATGACGATGTAATTCCCGTACGGAGGATACggaaaatgtatttttattttttttgtttttttttttttttttcttctctctttcatatGACGCCTGCGTTACACGATGCGCTAATTTATCATGCAACGTGTACTCCGTGTGTCCGTGTGTGTATGCAGTTTAAGTGCAtcgcatatacatgtatgtataccttatattCGCACATattcgtgtacgtatgtacgggtCGTACCTGTGTACTACACCTGCATTTCCGAGCAcccatgtacgtacggtacgtagaTAATTCGCTATTACACGAAACGCCGCAGAGAACATCGGCGGTAGAAGAGGATCGTCGTGACAAACATTTAACGAACATACCTCGGTAACGACGGTTCGTCATGTCATAGTATATAGTAAACACGTGTACAATATTATGTGATcaattttcgtatatttcgtCACGCCGAAATcacaaattatatatatatatttataagacACAGTAGCGAAACATGGAGTTGCCGAAAAAACTTGGAATCGGTGGGGGAGTTTTGTGCTTTTTGGGAATTATCATCGGATGGCTAGCTTTcccaaaattattgaaatctcAGATCAATGGGGTGAGTTTTACGATTCGGGGAAATTCGGCGTATAACTGCAACCCAGGCTGCGCTATACTATATAATTCGATTAAACGTTTCACGTATCTCGTCCGGCTtgatgtgatttttgaaaatattttttggttttttctaaacaaaagaaaaaaaaaaatggaacagaTGGAATGTAGAAAAGTTgatactcttttttttcgcacatcgAAATCGAATTTATCCTCTACCGTAACGGGAGATAAGGATCTCCTTTTTCAGAAATtcagaattcaattttcgtaaatgtcgaatattttttgaaattaattttttttctttcgagtgagggaaatagaaaaaaataaataaatccggGTGAGGGcgagaaacgagaagaggagagagagaaaaaaaaaaaataccgtgcAAACGTTATTATTCGCGCATATAATTGAATATCAGTTTTATAATTGAACGtttcattgatttcttttttttccgtttctttttgttcttcaattttccacttcgacttcttcgtctttttctctcgatatcTCGACCGTTTTCTCGAAATGATACATATTTCTTTACTGATCCTTGAACTTTGCGGTATATTAGCGAGTGGAAACGTATACGCATACGAGTTAACAACTGGTCTTTATATTTCCATCTTACGGATGTAATAATTGTacattttataatataattaatagcTTGCTACGGTAAACGGTTTAATGATACCCTCCGCGAAATCGGTTTGATGCACGATACGTTgtggctcaaaaaaaaaacaaaaaaaaaaaacaaaaaaacgatgaaaaatgaaaaattatttatccacCACTTGGAAATATTCACACGAGATgcatgtgtgtatgtatatatcgccATTCGCAAGGTCAACGCATAAATCATTTTCTctggtttatttattttttttgtttgttccattatttttcgttctttttttcaatcgtttatTAAACGGTACGTGTGTACCTGTATTAAAATCGTTGTCGAgtcattgaaattaattagttttttttttttcaattcgctctttcaaaattataattatttgaaaagatATTGCGAAATCGATCGTGTGGCACGCGCGGCTATCAGAACCCTGTCGTAATTAAGATTATATCGTATATCTCCAAGTTGAACggaattaattgattatttacATTCACACGACGAATTTCCGTACAACTTGTGTCAATTGCATAAATTGCAACCTGCAGTGATATGCAATTAAGCGAATGagagaagaattgaaagaaagagagagagagagaaaaaaaagaaatgagtcAATCAGATTCTGCAGGTTCATTATTGACGAccattgattttctttccctcaACGTTTCTCCCTTCGTTCTTCAGACTTCCGGgtgatgtaaattttttctagtTTATAAGAACGAAAATACAATTCGAATATTGAgtagagaaataataaataatcgctCGCGTTttgcttacttttttttcttctattttgttCAAACGAAGGCGATAGCGTTGAAAAGTGGTGTGGAGATGCGCGACATGTGGTCGAAACTTCCGTTCCCTTTGGAGTTCAAGATTTATCTCTTCAACGTGACGAATCCGGCGGATATAGCGAACGGGGAGAAACCTATAGTCGAGGAAATCGGTCCATATTTTTACGAGTGAGTTCAAATCGACCTCCGTCGTTACGGcagatattcgatattcgtcgatttttcaaacttacgATTAAACCAAACGAAAaccctcgttcgtttttcggtTCCTCGGTCAACCAGCGAGTGGAAGGAGAAGGTCAATCTGGTCGACAGGGATGAGGACGACACCGTCGAATACAATCAGAGGATAACTTGGCACTTCAATGCCTCGAGGAGTAACGGACTCACCGGTGACGAAGAATTGGTCTTTCCTCATCTCGCCATTCTCGGAATGATGATGATTACCGTCAGCGAAAAACCAACTATGGTCGGGGTGGCTGGTAAAAACGAAATCGAACCACCAATTTCCCTCACCTCCCTTCAGGCcctaaaaaagaaagaaagaaaaaaaaataaataaataaataacgaacaGCACTCAAATAAATAtcacaaaaaaacaaccgatcgATTATTTCAGCCAAGGCTGTCGACAGCATATACAAAAAACCGAGTTCCGTCTTCGTCAGGGCGACCGCCAAGGAGATAATGTTCGACGGTTTGCCGGTCGATTGTTCGGTGAAAGATTTCGCCGGATCGGCTGTCTGCGCGCTGCTCAAAGCCCAGGGTAAAGATCTGGTCCCCCTGGGGGACGACAAGTACAAGTTCTCCATCTTCGGACACGTGAGTCGATTCAACTGGTCGAAAGAAGAACGTTCTGAAATCTGTAGCCGAATACTCGAGACTCACCTTTCTTTTCTTGATACAGAAAAACGGGACGATCAGCGCCGAAAAAATGCGGGTCTACAGGGGGTACAAGAATCCCAAGGACGTCGGACGGGTTTTGGAATGGAAGAACGAGTCCGCCTTAACGATATGGGCTGGCGACGAGTGCAACGCTTTCAACGGTACCGACTCAACGATATTCCACCCGTTCCTCTACCAGGACGAGGACGTCGTATCCTTCTCGAGCGATATTTGCAGGAGCTTGAGCGCCAGGTTCCAGCATCCTACCGAAGTGCAAGGTAGCTTCGGTCGAGCCTCGAGACCGAAAAACGTGAAACAGGAGAGCGCGAATCTTTGCTAACCTTTTTTTCGGCCCCGCAGGAATCCGCACGAACCGCTACTCCGCCGATTTCGGTGACCAGAGTTCCGTTCCGGAAGAGAAATGTTTCTGCCCGACGCCTGAGACATGCCTGAAAAAAGGCGCGATGGATCTTTACAAATGCGTGGGAACCCCGGTGGTCGCCACTCTGCCCCATTTTTACCTGGCGGATCCTTCGTACCTGGAAACCGTTTCCGGTTTACATCCGGTCAAGGTTAGTTCTCCGCGCGCCTGCGAGTGCCGATGAAATCTCTACCTCGTCTCGTTTCCGCAGGAGGACCACGAAATTTCCATAGATTTCGAACCGATGACCGGGACCCCCCTGATCGCTAGGAAACGTCTTCAGTTCAACATGTTCATTATGCCGATCGAGAAGTTCAAGTTGATGAAGAACTTTCCGAACGCTCTTCTGCCCCTATTTTGGGTCGAGGAGGGAGTGGAGCTGGGCGACGACATAATAAAGAAGTTGAAAGGCGCGTTCAAATTGATCACCATCGTGACGTGAGTATATGACGAATTTACCTGCCGCAGCTCGGCGTCTGTTAccataaaaaatttccgcagGTGCGTCAAATGGACGATGGTTTTTCTGGGCCTCGGTTTGGGAAGCGCGGCTGGATTTTTGGAGTACAAACGTCGTCAGCTCACGGACAAGTTGGAGGTGACGCCGATACCGGCCGGTGGAACGATTCGGACGACGATCAGCGCGGGTAAAAatggcgacgaaaaaaaatggccgcCGAATATATCCACCCTGCAGGCGGCCGCGGTACCCGCGACCCTTGACGGAAGTTTTTAAACATTAAACTAAGATATGCATGTATTATAAGTAACAATAAACTTGGAGAAAAGAATGGAATAATACGGAAAAATTTGagtttttaaagaaaaatcgaaattctcgGTAACGCTCGCCTTATTACATtttacgtatgtgtatacatataatcaatGTATATACAACGAATGAACATGTATACGTGCAATGCATATGAAATATCATGTTACATAAATCGTCCCACGCGAGCTCtggttaaaaattatttattttttatttcttacttttttttttgtttttctttgtaaataattaacaggatataaaatatatttagatGAGTTTAATGAAATGTATAATTACACGTCGTGATATATaaagttatatatattatatgttacatataaatatttttatttctttattcatataattatatatatatatatatatatataaaaattaatgttatgagtttgtttgtttattttttctctattttcttttgctAATATTTATCGTTACTACGAATATATtttagtatatacatacaatgtaGTACAGTGTAACGATAATTTCTCTCGATattttaatggaaaaattggTTTTCTAATCGTCTCTCGCCATACCGCAGTTcacgcatatatatactataatacatacctatgtacctaaTACACGAACAGTTGCAACAATTTTCTTCTACTTATTTCTATACaatattcgaaatattcatttataaattgtcattagaaattttcgtatacaatatattgcacattagaaattaattatgtacgtatatacatatgtatacgtataaataaatatgtatgataaatttccagttgattaatcgatcgatctaaaaataaaaatagatattACAGTGTACAGTGATCACTGTTTTTCatcgacaataaaaaaaaagaagagaaatacttttaaaaaattgcataTTATGTACACAATGTAAACGTgtcgttgaatttcttcaatccTTTTCAACGATTCCGCTGCACttgtgtttgaaaataaatatttcctgACTCTCTACATTATACTACTATACATAGAATGATAAAATACACGACaattatacaataattattgctGCGTCGTTGAGCTGTTTGAGATTATCGCTTATATAAAATagaacatttttctttcttttcaattacAGATAGATttgtttgttggtttttttttccacgcatcGCATCGAGAAAGAACTGTAATATTTGAAGTTTAAAACTAGGCATATATTACCTTACATACGAACATAATTTGGAAGATTTGGATCGttgtctatttctattttttcgacaCAATCCGTatccgtatgtatataacctgataatttttcaggCCAGATGTGGACATACAATACCTTTGAAGATGAACTTTCGATTATTAATATCGAAATTCCGATTATATGGTATTAcacagtatacatatgtaattgaTACATAGCTGGACGTAGATATGGGTTGAAGTTGTACCGCATAAACAATGCTataagtgaatagcattgatcGAATATAAATTTCTAATTTATAACGACGCACGTAGAAGTCAGATCTACAATATGTAGTATAATATTATGGTATATACCGGATAAGTAGGTGTACAAGTAGGTACACCCGATAACCATGAATATATAACTTTGTGTGTCTCTTCTTGCGGCGTAACTtcctcatatatgtatataatcacGTGTacttattacattatatataactacacaggtatatgtacGCTATACGAACGAAAATCGCTGTATTTTATTCACATAGCATTGGCGGCTATAAATACCACATAGACGTGTGTAATGTACACATGCGTATACAGCACATTCCgatttacaattttattgcCGTTATAACGCAGAGCTCGCGTTAGAAAGCGCGACGCTTCTCATGTATATCCATAGTATGCGGTGTAATGTGACTGTTCTGTAGATAATAGCGCTAAAGAATTGTGTACAGGTGTACATACAGATGGTACATATGTGATATATGGATATACGTGGGTATCCGAAGCTCGTTGTGtccgataaataaaaaaataaatttctcctatttttttgaaataacgGTGAAATTCGGAACACCATTGTTACACGCACCTCATACAGTACGCGTTAGATTCACTTCCTGATCCTCACGTGACGTTTATATCATCGATAATAATCGCAATCATCGTTCATATATCGTCGCGGCGTTCTGCAGCTTTttcctatattttttttttttttttttttttttcttcttcttctaattatatttcttttaaGTTAATTAGACGGGGATTTGCGGCACGGTATAATAACGATCCTATCTAATAAATAGTTTTCGACTATAATtgtaaatttaaaataatggCGGGGGTTCGGATAGCGCagtccccccctcccccccccccccacgcgTTCGAAATAAACGCGAATACAAATTGTATATTTACAGCGTATATCTCTACGTTTATCACTTTTTCTTgcgtaaaatatacgtacgtacgtatatttaataTTCAGTCGATTTTAGTCCTCGTTAATTTCGTCGAGTCGACCGACGAAGGCGATCCCTTGGCCACGACCAATCTTATGGTGAATTTTCTCATGGTGTACATCAACAGAGCGATAAAACACAGGTAAAATAAACCGACGTCTACGGAGTAGTAACGGATCGTTGTCAtgtgtctgaaaaaaaaaagaagcgaaacaAAAGGAGGAAGATGACGAGCGGCGTCCGcaggttttgaaaaatatatacgagaaATCACGTCAGCGCTCACCGACTGCTACTTTTCACGTGTTCGGCGCCCGAATACTTGGCCACGTGTTCGATCCACCAGGTCGCCAGATCCTGCGGGCTTATCGGTAGGTCCCTCAGGAGCATGCTCGTTCGTTGGGCGGCCTTTCTGTAAGGATTGTTCTTCGGCGATGCGATTTTCAGGATACCCTCGCGCAACGCCGTAGCCGATATGCTCGCCAAGTCCATGAGGAGTGCGTAGCCGTGTTTCTCTTTGGGAAACAAAATGGGCGGGAAGAATATTAGAGCGATTGAAAATGATTAAATATACGAAGGATAGGAATGAAAGGAACCGAAGAAAGTTCGCGCGGTATCGTCATACCTACCGGCATACCGGAAGGAGGAGAAAGGAAAATGGAGCGAATTTCAGAGGCTCGTGGTCGCCCGAATTTCGCAAAATTGCTAGGAAATAATAACGGAGGGGTTGTACTGACCAGCTTGAGCGGCGTTTCCGTCGTGATCGCAGAATACGGGAAGAACCAGAGTGGGCGCCCCGTGAAAAGCCGCCTCGTGGAGGGAGAGGAGACCGCCGTGGGAGACGAATCCTTTTAAATTTTTGTGACCCAGCAGTTCCTGCTGCGGCCACCAGGCGGCGATTCTGACGTTCGGCGGCAAATTCTCTATCTTGATTCCCTCCCATTTCCAAACGACGTTGTAGGGTAGCGTGGAGAATgcggcgataaaaatttcgcgaagCGCGTCCGGCATGCCCGCCGCCCTCACCGACGATCCCATCGACACGAAGATGAaacctggaaatttttcgacgcgtcTGACGAGGGTGACGAAGTTCGCGCGCTCGCAAACTTCCACTACCCGCGGGTctccgattttcaaaatggagGCGCGGATCGAAGGCAGAAAGAAAACGGGGAACGAACGCCCTCGAAATCGAGGTGGGTGAGCGCTCGTTAGTTTTATGAACCCCGTTAAGGTTTCTACGACGTGAACTGGCCCGATGCCTTTTACCAGATTCTATTATAGGTGAGTATCGAATTACTTGAGGAAATTCAAACCTCACCGTCATGGCGTCACGCCTGCCAACGAGATGACCCCACGCGAaggaaatatgtatgtacatcctCCGAGGACTCTCGTTCGGgttaaattatgaaaaaaagtaacgggAAGAAGACGCCATTTTGCGCGCACCTCAACAATAAACAATCGACAACCGAGACAGAAAAATCGACCCCCGCAGGTAATGCAGAATTCTAATTTTCACGCGTCGTTT is a window of Athalia rosae chromosome 8, iyAthRosa1.1, whole genome shotgun sequence DNA encoding:
- the LOC105686702 gene encoding sensory neuron membrane protein 1 isoform X1, which encodes MELPKKLGIGGGVLCFLGIIIGWLAFPKLLKSQINGAIALKSGVEMRDMWSKLPFPLEFKIYLFNVTNPADIANGEKPIVEEIGPYFYDEWKEKVNLVDRDEDDTVEYNQRITWHFNASRSNGLTGDEELVFPHLAILGMMMITVSEKPTMVGVAAKAVDSIYKKPSSVFVRATAKEIMFDGLPVDCSVKDFAGSAVCALLKAQGKDLVPLGDDKYKFSIFGHKNGTISAEKMRVYRGYKNPKDVGRVLEWKNESALTIWAGDECNAFNGTDSTIFHPFLYQDEDVVSFSSDICRSLSARFQHPTEVQGIRTNRYSADFGDQSSVPEEKCFCPTPETCLKKGAMDLYKCVGTPVVATLPHFYLADPSYLETVSGLHPVKEDHEISIDFEPMTGTPLIARKRLQFNMFIMPIEKFKLMKNFPNALLPLFWVEEGVELGDDIIKKLKGAFKLITIVTCVKWTMVFLGLGLGSAAGFLEYKRRQLTDKLEVTPIPAGGTIRTTISAGKNGDEKKWPPNISTLQAAAVPATLDGSF
- the LOC105686702 gene encoding sensory neuron membrane protein 1 isoform X2: MRDMWSKLPFPLEFKIYLFNVTNPADIANGEKPIVEEIGPYFYDEWKEKVNLVDRDEDDTVEYNQRITWHFNASRSNGLTGDEELVFPHLAILGMMMITVSEKPTMVGVAAKAVDSIYKKPSSVFVRATAKEIMFDGLPVDCSVKDFAGSAVCALLKAQGKDLVPLGDDKYKFSIFGHKNGTISAEKMRVYRGYKNPKDVGRVLEWKNESALTIWAGDECNAFNGTDSTIFHPFLYQDEDVVSFSSDICRSLSARFQHPTEVQGIRTNRYSADFGDQSSVPEEKCFCPTPETCLKKGAMDLYKCVGTPVVATLPHFYLADPSYLETVSGLHPVKEDHEISIDFEPMTGTPLIARKRLQFNMFIMPIEKFKLMKNFPNALLPLFWVEEGVELGDDIIKKLKGAFKLITIVTCVKWTMVFLGLGLGSAAGFLEYKRRQLTDKLEVTPIPAGGTIRTTISAGKNGDEKKWPPNISTLQAAAVPATLDGSF